GGAGCTTGTGGAGCTTTTGAACGTGCCGGAAAAGAAGATCAAGGTTGTTCACCACGGCGTCAGCCCGCAGTTCAAGCCAGCCGTCAGCGGAATAGACAAGGGGGCGTTGAAAAGCCGCTTCGGGATAAACAACCGTTATATGCTTTTTGTGAGCAACCTGGAGCCCCGCAAGAACCTTGTCCGGCTTATGCAGGCGTACGACAAGGTGCGTGAAACGCTCAACGGCGAATATCAGCTTGTCATCTGCGGCAAAAAAGGGTGGCTGTACAAGGACATCCTCAAGACATACGAGCAGCTCAAGGGGGAAGGGAACATCATCATCACCAACTACGTCAACGAGGCTGACCTTTTGACGCTGTACCAGAACGCGGACATGTTCGTGTTCCCCACGCTGTACGAAGGCTTTGGATTGCCGGTGCTCGAGGCGATGGCCTGCGGGGCGCCCGTGATAACCTCCAACGTCTCCTCATTGCCGGAGATCGCCGGGGACGCGGCGGAGCTTATAGACCCGCTGAGCGTGGAGGCCATCAGCGGCGCCATGCTAAAACTGGCCGGATCGGCGGACCTGCGGCGGAGCATGCGGGAAAACGGGCTCCGGCAGGCGGCCAAATTCTCCTGGAAAGAGACCGCCAGAAGGACTTTGGAAGTTTACAATTCATTGTCCTGACATTTTTCCAACATTATCACCGGCTTGCGATGCGCTCATTGATCATTACGGCCGCGCTCGTGTTCCTCATCCCGGCCCTTTCATCGGCGGGGCCCGTGTTCTATTCGGACAATGTGTTCCCCCCGAAAAGTTTCGGTCGGCCCCACGGAGCCTCCATGGTGGAGCTGCGTGACGGGAATATCCTGGCATCATGGTTTTCCGCGATAGAGGAGACCCACGGCGACGCGGAAATATTCGGCGCCATACGCGACGCGAAGACAGGACTGTGGGGCGCGCCCTATACGATCATCCCGAAAAGCTACACAAAATCCGTCGGCAACACGGCGCTGTTCCGCGACGATGACGGATTGATCTGGATGTTCTTCGCGGCGGTGCGGTTTGGCGGGTGGAGCGGGGCGATGGTGGACTATGTCACCTCCGCGGACGAAGGGAAAACGTGGAGCGGCGGCAAGACGCTGGTGGCGTGGCCCGGCAACCTGCCAAGGAACCCGCCGGTGAAGGTGGGGGACCATACAATGCTCGTACCGCTTTTCGTCGATTTCTGGTATGAGGCGGGGCTTTCGGGGGCGTACACGGCGCTGCTCAAATACAAGAACGGCCAGGTGACGGAGAAGACGTACGCAAAACTCGACGACCCGGATTCCATCCAGCCTGCGCTCATAAAACTTCCGGACGGGCGGATACTCATGCTCACCAGGGACAAGACCGACCGTTTCATCCGCAAATCATATTCAACCGACGGCGGCAAAAGCTGGGGGCCTGTGGAGATGACGGAGCTGCCCAATCCCGGCTCTGGCATCTGCGCCATGTACATCGAGGAGATGGAGGCGGTGGTTGTGGCGTACAACCATTCGAGAAAGGGGCGCAATCCGCTTTCGCTGGCGATGTCGTTCGACGGGGGCAAAACGTTCCGGCGCGTTGTGGACCTGGAATCACGCCCCGGCGATCCGAAGGCCTCGTTCGATTATCCTGCCATCCTGCGCACAAGGGACGGATTGATCCACCTGATATGGACCCACGACGACAGGGCGACGGTGAAACACGCCATGTTCAACGTGGAATGGCTCAAGGAGAAGGCGGGGAAGCGATAGGAAATTTACCACAGAGGCGCGGAGGCGCGGAGGAAAACAGGATTGATTGATTCGGTTAGCGTCTGTGCTTCCTTTGCCAGGCTTCCCGGTGGCCTTTATGGCTCCGGAGAGCCCGGGGTGAAGAACACCCCGGACAGCTATGAAAAAGAGGAGATTGACACACCGGACATAAGTAGATACTATTAATATATATTATTCGAGAGACCGGCGATGAAGACCGCGAAAATATTCAAGAACGGCCAAAGCCAGGCTGTGAGGCTTCCCAAGGAATTCCGGATGGCCGGAAAACTTGCTTTCGTCAAAAAAGTCAGGGAAGGGCTTCTTATTCTTCCGGAAAAGGGCGCCTGGGGCATATTGGAGAACAGCCTTGGGCATTTCACATCCGATTTCATGGAGGAGAGGGGCCAGCCTGCCATGCAGAAAAGAAAAGGGCTCTGACTGCCCGCCATGAAATTCATGCTCGACACGGACACATGTGTTTTCATCATCAGGAGAAAAGGGGACAAGGCTCTTTGGCGGCTTAAAAAGCTTGAACCGGGTGAAGCGGGGCTTTCCATCGTCACCGTTGCGGAATTGCGCTATGGGGCGGCCAAAAGCGGCAGCCCGCAAGTGAACAACGACGCCCTGGACGGGTTTTTCGCTCCGTTCGAAATAGCAGGTTTTGACGAACAGGCGGCAATGGCGTATGGCCCCGCCCGTGAACAGGTTGAAAAACGTGGTTCCCCCATCGGCGCGATGGACATGATGATAGCCGCCCACGCGATTAGCCTGGGCGCGGTCCTTGTCACCCACAACACAAGGGAGTTTTCCCGGGTGAAGGGACTGGCGGTGGAGGACTGGATCAAATAGCCCCTCTAAGAGACAGAAAATTTACCACAGAGGCGCGGAGGAAGATGGGATTGATTGATTCGGTTAGCGTCTGTGCTTCCATTGCCAAGCTTCCCCGTGGCCGCCTCGGACTGTTGCCCAAAAGGGAAAACACGCGAAACGAACGCTGTCCGGGGTGTTCTTCACCCCGGACTCTATGTTTATAAGAGTGCTAAACTCTTGACTTCGGGACATCGGGGTGAAGAACACCCCGATGAGCATTTGGGCAACAGCCCGGTCTGACCGCAGAATCCTGGCTGTTCGCCGCAGGTTCTTGACCCCTGACCGCTGTATGGTGATGGAGATCCTTCGGCTTCGCCTCAGAATGACATCTGGTGACAAGGATATTCAGGATGACAGCGGGAAGCGTTCATCGGCGCATAGATAATATTATTATTACCTCCATCCTCCATATAAATGTATGTCAATGGCGCCTTTGCGTGAACATATTTTGCTTTTTTCATACGATTTAATTATATTTCCCGTTCCTTGTCCGTAATATGCTCCATACACGGCGGGGCGCGCATGGCGCATGTTGTCTTTCTGTGTTAATTCCAATTTGCGGTGGAGGTTTTACCGTGGGTGTTTTCCGTTTGTTGATCGCGGCGATGGCCGCTTTTGTATTTTGCGGGCATATTGCGATGGCAGGGGAAAACGAACCGGCCGCGGCGGACTCCCATGCTGATGATGAAAAGCTTGATCTGGAGCCGTTCACCACGCTTTCTTTGGAAACTGTCCGGGTGGTGGCCGGTGAAAAGCGGATCACGCAGGGGGGCGTGATGAAGGTGAAGGGGGCGGAAATGTCCAAAGTGGCCGGGGCGCATGGCGATCCTGTGATGGCGATCCAGAGCCTTCCCGGCGTGACCACGGCAAATGACAGCAGCGGCGATCCGGCGGTGCGGGGGACCGGCCCGCGGGACAACCTGTACAGGCTGGATTTTCTGGAGGCGGGATATCTTTTCCACATGGGAGGGCGCACGAGCAACATAAACTCCGACCTGATAAAAGATTTCACACTTTACTCGGCGGCCTTCGGCCCGGAGTATGGCGACGTGATCGGGGCCGTGGTGGACATCAAGCTGCGCGATCCAAGGACAGACAGGCTTGGCGCCAAGGTGAGCATGAGCATATACGAGGCGGACTTCCTTGTGGAAGGCCCCGTTTCCGATAACCAGTCGTTCTACTTCGGCGCGAGGAGGAGCTATATAGACATGGTCCTTCCAAAGACCGGCAATCTGACCGACGGCATGGACTATACCCAGTTCCCCGAATTCTACGACTACCAGGGGAAATACGTTTACAGGCCAAACGACACAAACACCGTCCGGCTGCAGTTCACCGGTTCGCAGGACATAATGAAGCTGAACATCCGCGATGATTCGGAATACGCCGCCCACGACCCCGTGCTTGCGGGAGATTTGGCGCACGATCAGCAATATCATGGACAGGGGATCGTGTGGACATCAACGCTCGGCTCCGGGACAAACACTTTTGGGGTGGGGCATCTGTTCACCGGGATGAACGATCAGCTAGAACAGCTGGGCCACGCGATTGTGGACATGGACTTGTGGCAGGCCCGCGATGAATTCGCGTTCACCCCGGCGGAGGGGCACAAGGCGCTGGTGGGCGCCGCCTTCGGGCACATGAAAGTTGGGCTGGACCTGGACATCGTCAGCGAATTCCCCTCCGAGTTCAATCCGGACACAGACTACACCAGCGCCACCAGGGCGCGGAACGGGGACACGCTCACGTCGAATTTCCGGGAAGGTTACATAAAGGACAGGTGGGAGATAATGAAGGGATTCGCCCTCACCGGCGGCCTTCGGGCCACAGCCGGCGATTATCTGGACACAAGCACTGTCGAGCCGAGAGTGGGCGCCGAATACGCCATCACGGAACAGACCAATCTTAGCGCCGGATGGGGCAAATACAGCCAGGTCCCGCCGGGGCAGGAGATAATAGACGATTTCGGCAACCCGTACCTTTCGCTGATAAAGGCGGATCATTATGTGGCGGGGATCGAGCACAGCTTCGGCGAGGGAGT
The genomic region above belongs to Nitrospinota bacterium and contains:
- a CDS encoding AbrB/MazE/SpoVT family DNA-binding domain-containing protein, producing MKTAKIFKNGQSQAVRLPKEFRMAGKLAFVKKVREGLLILPEKGAWGILENSLGHFTSDFMEERGQPAMQKRKGL
- a CDS encoding glycosyltransferase family 4 protein; the encoded protein is MNIAIDIRTINKPRSGVGYYVTNLIQNLQEIDKNNHYCLISNNGEYENTFRSQSNFESHKTWVSNENHLIGDIWENVSLPLLLRKKGVNVFHGPAFMIPLLKGHVGTVVTIHDIVSFRMPHTIPTKYALYMQLLIRTVTKRAEMVITVSEFNKRELVELLNVPEKKIKVVHHGVSPQFKPAVSGIDKGALKSRFGINNRYMLFVSNLEPRKNLVRLMQAYDKVRETLNGEYQLVICGKKGWLYKDILKTYEQLKGEGNIIITNYVNEADLLTLYQNADMFVFPTLYEGFGLPVLEAMACGAPVITSNVSSLPEIAGDAAELIDPLSVEAISGAMLKLAGSADLRRSMRENGLRQAAKFSWKETARRTLEVYNSLS
- a CDS encoding type II toxin-antitoxin system VapC family toxin; this encodes MKFMLDTDTCVFIIRRKGDKALWRLKKLEPGEAGLSIVTVAELRYGAAKSGSPQVNNDALDGFFAPFEIAGFDEQAAMAYGPAREQVEKRGSPIGAMDMMIAAHAISLGAVLVTHNTREFSRVKGLAVEDWIK
- a CDS encoding exo-alpha-sialidase, with the protein product MIITAALVFLIPALSSAGPVFYSDNVFPPKSFGRPHGASMVELRDGNILASWFSAIEETHGDAEIFGAIRDAKTGLWGAPYTIIPKSYTKSVGNTALFRDDDGLIWMFFAAVRFGGWSGAMVDYVTSADEGKTWSGGKTLVAWPGNLPRNPPVKVGDHTMLVPLFVDFWYEAGLSGAYTALLKYKNGQVTEKTYAKLDDPDSIQPALIKLPDGRILMLTRDKTDRFIRKSYSTDGGKSWGPVEMTELPNPGSGICAMYIEEMEAVVVAYNHSRKGRNPLSLAMSFDGGKTFRRVVDLESRPGDPKASFDYPAILRTRDGLIHLIWTHDDRATVKHAMFNVEWLKEKAGKR
- a CDS encoding TonB-dependent receptor, with the translated sequence MGVFRLLIAAMAAFVFCGHIAMAGENEPAAADSHADDEKLDLEPFTTLSLETVRVVAGEKRITQGGVMKVKGAEMSKVAGAHGDPVMAIQSLPGVTTANDSSGDPAVRGTGPRDNLYRLDFLEAGYLFHMGGRTSNINSDLIKDFTLYSAAFGPEYGDVIGAVVDIKLRDPRTDRLGAKVSMSIYEADFLVEGPVSDNQSFYFGARRSYIDMVLPKTGNLTDGMDYTQFPEFYDYQGKYVYRPNDTNTVRLQFTGSQDIMKLNIRDDSEYAAHDPVLAGDLAHDQQYHGQGIVWTSTLGSGTNTFGVGHLFTGMNDQLEQLGHAIVDMDLWQARDEFAFTPAEGHKALVGAAFGHMKVGLDLDIVSEFPSEFNPDTDYTSATRARNGDTLTSNFREGYIKDRWEIMKGFALTGGLRATAGDYLDTSTVEPRVGAEYAITEQTNLSAGWGKYSQVPPGQEIIDDFGNPYLSLIKADHYVAGIEHSFGEGVSAKFEGYYKDITGLTVPDEMLKYVNGASGKAYGAELLVKQAPGWGDLSGWISLAYAKSERKNEITGEAFSYSFDQPVIANFVVDYKFSERWSFGARLRYQSGAPFTPITGTYTADDGRLRPVYAAIGSERLPDYHRLDLRVDRRFDMDGWKMGMFFELINAYDQKNISGYLYNAGYTSRKPVYQMGLMPSFGIKAEF